The following are from one region of the Segatella oris genome:
- a CDS encoding glycoside hydrolase family 97 protein, producing the protein MKRIKNSIALGAILLMLSPNVKAQTVKSPDGNVVLTFALKEGGVPTYTLDYKRKPVIKQSELGLELKRDKHASKEMNETDLLAGFNETGHKVSTFDETWKPVWGETATIRNHYNELEVDLNQPSSKRNIVIRFRVYNDGMGLRYEFPQQNELNYFIVKREHTQFAMAGDHTAYWIPGDYDTQEYETQISKLSEIRQRMKAAITDNSSQTQFSPTGVQTSLQMKTADGLYINLHEAALVNYPAMHLDLDDKNMVFESWLTPDAVGNKAYVQTPFNTPWRTVIVSDDARQMLASNLILNLNEPCKLTDTSWIHPTKYCGVWWEMIAGGKPWSYTFDLPSVHIGETDYTKVKPNGLHPANTANVKRYIDFAAKNGLQQVLVEGWNIGWEDWFGHWKEDVFDFVTPYPDFDIKYLNEYAHKKGVKLMMHHETSASTANYERRMEKAYELMNKYGYDAVKSGYVGDIIPRGEYHYSQSMINHYLHCVKEAAKHHIMVNAHEAVRPTGLCRTYPNLVGNESARGTEYEAFGGSEPYHTVILPFTRLQGGPMDYTPGILETKLNKWCNNQSYVHTTLVGQLALYLTMYSPLQMAADLPENYEKYDDAFQFIRDVACDWDDSKYLEAEPAQYITVARKAKGTNNWFIGGKCDQNGHKSTIKLDFLDKDRKYACTVYADAPDVDYEKNPAAYIITKKTVKRGDTLKLTMARGGGFAVSLLTEK; encoded by the coding sequence ATGAAACGAATCAAGAACAGCATTGCTCTTGGAGCAATCCTCCTCATGCTTTCACCGAACGTTAAGGCACAAACGGTGAAGTCACCCGACGGGAATGTCGTCCTCACTTTTGCCTTAAAAGAAGGTGGTGTGCCTACGTATACGTTAGATTATAAGCGTAAACCCGTTATAAAGCAATCGGAATTAGGACTCGAACTCAAGCGCGATAAGCATGCAAGTAAGGAGATGAACGAAACCGATTTATTAGCAGGATTCAACGAAACCGGTCATAAGGTGTCTACATTTGACGAAACTTGGAAGCCCGTTTGGGGCGAAACAGCCACGATTCGCAATCATTATAACGAATTAGAAGTAGATCTTAACCAGCCAAGTAGCAAGCGAAACATCGTGATTCGATTCCGTGTATACAATGATGGCATGGGATTGCGCTATGAATTTCCACAGCAAAACGAGCTCAACTATTTCATTGTGAAGCGTGAACACACGCAGTTTGCCATGGCTGGAGACCATACTGCCTACTGGATTCCTGGAGATTATGACACACAGGAATACGAAACACAAATCAGTAAGCTATCGGAGATTCGCCAACGGATGAAGGCTGCCATCACCGATAACTCCTCTCAGACTCAATTTTCGCCTACAGGCGTGCAGACATCTCTACAGATGAAGACGGCCGATGGACTCTATATCAATCTTCATGAGGCTGCTTTGGTAAACTATCCTGCCATGCATCTTGACCTCGATGATAAGAATATGGTGTTTGAAAGCTGGCTAACGCCCGATGCAGTAGGCAATAAAGCCTATGTACAAACACCCTTTAATACGCCTTGGCGCACGGTGATTGTCAGCGATGATGCCCGCCAAATGTTGGCAAGTAACCTTATTTTGAATCTCAACGAGCCTTGTAAGTTGACCGATACCAGCTGGATTCATCCAACAAAATATTGTGGAGTTTGGTGGGAAATGATAGCTGGTGGTAAGCCATGGAGTTACACTTTTGACCTCCCTTCGGTGCATATTGGTGAGACAGATTACACGAAAGTGAAGCCTAATGGACTTCATCCGGCGAACACAGCCAACGTGAAACGTTACATCGATTTTGCCGCAAAGAACGGACTTCAGCAAGTACTTGTCGAAGGATGGAACATCGGTTGGGAAGACTGGTTTGGCCATTGGAAGGAAGATGTGTTTGATTTTGTGACGCCATATCCTGACTTTGATATCAAATATCTTAATGAATATGCACATAAAAAAGGTGTAAAACTCATGATGCATCATGAGACCTCAGCCAGCACAGCAAACTATGAACGTCGCATGGAGAAAGCCTATGAGCTCATGAACAAGTATGGTTATGACGCCGTTAAAAGCGGATATGTAGGCGATATCATTCCACGTGGCGAATATCATTACAGCCAAAGCATGATTAACCACTATCTTCATTGCGTTAAAGAGGCTGCAAAACATCACATCATGGTCAATGCTCATGAGGCGGTTCGACCCACAGGACTTTGCCGTACCTATCCAAACCTTGTCGGAAATGAAAGTGCTCGTGGCACGGAATATGAGGCGTTTGGCGGTAGTGAGCCTTATCACACGGTGATATTACCCTTTACTCGTTTGCAAGGGGGACCCATGGACTACACTCCCGGCATATTAGAGACGAAGTTAAACAAGTGGTGTAACAACCAAAGTTATGTGCATACAACGCTTGTTGGGCAACTCGCGCTCTACCTAACGATGTATAGTCCGCTCCAGATGGCAGCCGACTTGCCTGAAAATTACGAGAAGTATGACGATGCGTTCCAGTTTATTCGCGACGTAGCTTGTGACTGGGATGACTCTAAATACCTTGAAGCTGAGCCAGCACAATATATTACTGTGGCCCGAAAAGCAAAGGGAACGAACAACTGGTTCATTGGAGGTAAATGTGATCAGAATGGACATAAAAGCACCATTAAACTTGATTTCCTCGACAAGGACCGCAAGTATGCCTGCACAGTCTATGCAGATGCCCCGGATGTAGACTATGAAAAGAATCCTGCAGCCTATATCATTACGAAGAAAACTGTGAAGCGAGGAGACACACTGAAGCTCACCATGGCGCGTGGCGGAGGTTTTGCAGTAAGCTTGTTGACCGAGAAATAA
- a CDS encoding SusF/SusE family outer membrane protein: MKKLFKYGLILFAAVFMPMLFQSCKDDKDIVIIDEELPLKVDHVYMVGDASPVGWNISDPFELTRDASNKYVFTYHGVLKAGEMKFPLAKGDWGGLFIYAPAANTEINADGVAKDGIDIRKGGDDLKWKVTKAGIYQLSLDLKTRKIEVKYEGAEPEKSLTSAWLTFIGDATPWGWNNDPAVMEKFQKTSDNPLQFTYEGVLKEGEFKVAFDQTDIPAWSNYLQAPEAGVTLNHEGVSKDGMVKGGEDNKWKVTEAGVYKLVFDLTNKKITVAHFDPNIPVVTEWDTKVLYMIGDATSAGWSAENPVTMTKSGDYLFTFEGELKVGELKFTPNKDGFSGSKPWFLAKESGAVINEHGASVADIVYGSDDKGTPDNKWKVEKAGKYKVTVDMTTHKIKVEYLGA, encoded by the coding sequence ATGAAAAAACTATTCAAATATGGATTGATTCTGTTTGCAGCGGTCTTCATGCCAATGCTGTTTCAGTCATGCAAAGACGACAAAGATATCGTCATTATCGATGAAGAGTTGCCGTTAAAGGTTGACCATGTCTACATGGTTGGCGATGCTTCGCCCGTAGGTTGGAATATAAGCGACCCGTTTGAACTAACCCGTGACGCTTCAAATAAATATGTTTTCACTTATCATGGCGTGTTAAAGGCGGGCGAAATGAAGTTCCCTTTGGCTAAAGGTGATTGGGGAGGACTGTTCATTTACGCTCCGGCTGCCAACACAGAGATTAATGCTGATGGTGTAGCTAAAGACGGAATAGACATCCGTAAGGGTGGAGACGATTTGAAATGGAAGGTGACTAAGGCTGGAATCTATCAGCTTTCACTCGACTTAAAGACACGAAAGATTGAGGTGAAATATGAGGGTGCAGAACCTGAAAAGTCTCTCACTTCAGCATGGCTCACGTTTATTGGTGATGCAACGCCATGGGGATGGAACAATGACCCGGCGGTGATGGAGAAGTTCCAAAAGACTTCTGACAACCCACTTCAATTTACTTATGAAGGTGTTTTGAAAGAAGGCGAGTTCAAAGTTGCCTTTGATCAGACCGACATTCCAGCCTGGTCTAACTATCTTCAGGCTCCCGAAGCAGGCGTAACCCTTAACCATGAGGGCGTTTCTAAAGACGGAATGGTGAAAGGCGGCGAGGATAATAAGTGGAAAGTAACCGAAGCTGGTGTCTATAAACTTGTCTTCGACCTGACCAATAAGAAGATAACCGTGGCCCACTTTGACCCAAACATTCCTGTTGTTACTGAATGGGATACGAAAGTTCTCTATATGATTGGTGATGCAACGAGTGCTGGATGGTCGGCTGAAAACCCTGTAACCATGACAAAGTCTGGTGACTATCTGTTTACGTTTGAAGGCGAATTGAAGGTTGGTGAGTTGAAGTTCACCCCCAACAAAGACGGCTTCAGTGGTTCAAAGCCTTGGTTCTTGGCTAAGGAAAGCGGTGCGGTCATCAACGAACATGGTGCTTCTGTTGCCGACATTGTTTATGGAAGTGATGACAAAGGCACACCCGATAACAAGTGGAAGGTAGAGAAAGCCGGTAAGTATAAGGTCACTGTAGACATGACAACGCATAAGATTAAGGTTGAATATCTTGGTGCTTGA
- a CDS encoding alpha-galactosidase, whose product MKYNLLLLIALILVVLPAKGHVIDEEGAPSSSTNQRLSANHSLRAPLYWSVYEHCWLKEKAGEQHIDITQAQWDSIINWVATNLKPYGYEMICTDGFIPMLAENGAPYMTRYGSITLKELIKKCKAKGLKVGVYDNPLWIHGDDSVHVRGTKDVTIGDLRYRSSDKVLHKDTTDRWFSWVVVTRPGAKAYIDGFFKHYHDLGVDFIRMDFLSWYEDGFDRNMGRVGRGYGRDSYALALQYICESARKYGVFTSLVMPHLYEKAMLEARYGNMIRVVADTGDGGWKHFSAAHRGQFFPTWPNYDNMFDGFIYWSSLSDRDKIILDGDFTRLNTFANANEMESVISLQLLAGGPIAVADLPSSIGNRVSFYQNKELLRLNKERFVGKPLSVDHRDVRSQIWAGKLTDGSWIIGFFNREDTPQVRQIDFRQLGLKGKWRIRDMWKHTDERPDEAYQVTLAPHACKVIHLTKATKSR is encoded by the coding sequence ATGAAATACAACCTGTTATTATTGATTGCTTTGATTCTCGTGGTCTTGCCTGCTAAAGGCCACGTGATTGACGAGGAAGGAGCGCCTTCCTCGTCAACAAATCAAAGGCTATCGGCCAACCATTCGCTTCGAGCGCCCCTCTATTGGAGCGTATATGAGCACTGCTGGTTAAAGGAAAAGGCGGGTGAACAGCATATAGACATCACGCAAGCTCAATGGGATTCCATTATAAACTGGGTCGCAACAAATCTCAAACCCTATGGTTATGAGATGATATGTACCGATGGTTTTATCCCTATGTTGGCTGAAAACGGCGCGCCATATATGACGCGTTACGGCAGCATTACACTCAAAGAGCTCATCAAGAAGTGTAAGGCTAAGGGGTTGAAAGTGGGTGTTTATGACAATCCTCTATGGATTCATGGCGACGATTCGGTTCATGTCAGAGGCACAAAAGATGTTACTATTGGCGATCTTCGTTATCGTTCGAGCGACAAGGTGCTTCATAAGGACACAACAGATCGCTGGTTTTCGTGGGTCGTTGTTACGCGTCCGGGAGCCAAAGCCTATATAGATGGCTTCTTCAAACACTATCATGACCTTGGTGTTGACTTCATTCGGATGGATTTTCTGAGTTGGTATGAAGATGGTTTTGACCGGAATATGGGTCGCGTTGGCCGTGGATATGGTCGTGATTCCTATGCGTTGGCGTTGCAATATATCTGTGAATCAGCCCGTAAATACGGTGTTTTCACGTCGTTGGTGATGCCACATCTCTATGAGAAAGCTATGCTTGAAGCGCGTTATGGCAATATGATTAGGGTGGTAGCCGACACAGGTGATGGTGGTTGGAAGCACTTTTCAGCGGCTCATCGCGGTCAGTTCTTTCCCACATGGCCCAATTATGACAACATGTTTGATGGCTTTATCTATTGGTCTTCGCTATCAGACAGGGACAAAATCATCTTAGATGGTGATTTCACTCGGCTCAATACGTTTGCCAATGCCAATGAAATGGAGAGCGTAATCTCGTTACAATTGCTCGCCGGTGGCCCCATTGCAGTGGCTGATCTCCCATCGTCGATAGGCAATCGCGTGTCTTTTTATCAGAATAAAGAACTGCTTCGACTCAACAAAGAGCGTTTTGTCGGCAAACCTTTATCCGTTGATCATCGCGATGTTCGCAGTCAGATTTGGGCCGGAAAGCTTACAGATGGCAGCTGGATTATAGGCTTTTTCAATCGCGAAGACACGCCCCAAGTAAGACAAATAGACTTTCGTCAGCTCGGCTTAAAAGGCAAATGGCGCATCAGAGACATGTGGAAACACACTGACGAACGCCCCGATGAGGCCTATCAAGTGACGCTTGCGCCACATGCATGCAAGGTAATTCATCTGACGAAAGCAACGAAAAGTCGTTGA
- a CDS encoding RagB/SusD family nutrient uptake outer membrane protein yields the protein MRKTFIYVASALLAASGLSSCTNLDETLYDQVASGNYYNTKEDVIRAVLRPFEHGYWSIQSRQVLNEETADQLITPTREDWWDDGGRWARLHRHKWLTTNGEAQSEYNGCFQGIMQANLVIEDLEKRSARQFGFSEAEFNNLKAQNRVLRAWFYLRLLDAFRNVPLAVSYYDTSKNSEGQVEPQKVYDFIETELKEAIPELSKKTSLGGNQNLEGEWTQAGAASLLVRLYLNSKTYIGRERFNDCEKVAQDILDGKYGVYKVADRWDAAFDWNNETCDEVIFAFPGAPGYSHWHYSADMYMWTVPAKSNEWLHDKKNKAGGHNIKYSCSPSFNSDGTPYHFELGMPIARFKDYPSDVRLKKYRNLGNSQREGMFVYGKIQYTDDEGHTQYLMDHNSKFVLDLRDAVGRFGGMDGDRWLASGDSKLENGDDNSGWMFVKYPLYPDGDAGQTQADYAEIRLPEIIYSLAECKLRKGDAVTAAKLLNSVRKRNYPSTDWATALYAPEGSAHLDMKEMLNEWGREFFAEGRRRVDLIRFGKFLDSWWDKDADADNHMLIFPLHPDILGANKHLVQNPGYESGR from the coding sequence ATGAGAAAGACTTTTATTTATGTGGCAAGTGCTTTACTGGCGGCTTCTGGCCTATCCAGTTGCACTAATCTGGACGAAACACTTTACGACCAGGTAGCCTCTGGCAACTATTATAATACAAAGGAAGATGTTATTCGTGCCGTCTTACGTCCTTTTGAGCATGGATATTGGAGTATACAAAGCCGTCAAGTACTCAATGAAGAGACTGCCGATCAGCTCATAACGCCTACACGTGAGGACTGGTGGGATGATGGTGGCCGCTGGGCTCGACTGCATCGACACAAGTGGTTGACTACAAACGGAGAGGCACAAAGCGAATATAACGGCTGCTTTCAAGGCATAATGCAAGCTAATCTCGTGATAGAAGACTTGGAGAAACGCTCTGCTCGGCAGTTTGGTTTCAGTGAAGCTGAGTTCAATAACCTAAAGGCTCAGAACCGCGTTCTGCGTGCTTGGTTCTATCTTCGATTGCTCGATGCGTTCAGAAATGTGCCACTTGCGGTTAGCTATTATGACACTTCAAAGAATTCTGAAGGTCAGGTTGAACCTCAAAAAGTTTATGATTTCATCGAAACAGAACTCAAAGAAGCTATTCCTGAGCTATCAAAGAAGACCTCACTCGGCGGTAATCAGAATCTCGAAGGCGAGTGGACACAAGCTGGTGCGGCTTCGTTGCTCGTGCGTCTTTACCTCAATTCAAAGACCTATATAGGCAGAGAGCGTTTCAACGACTGTGAAAAGGTGGCACAAGATATCCTTGATGGCAAATATGGTGTTTACAAAGTAGCCGACCGTTGGGATGCCGCTTTCGACTGGAATAATGAAACTTGCGATGAAGTTATCTTCGCTTTCCCAGGTGCTCCGGGTTATTCTCACTGGCATTATTCGGCAGATATGTACATGTGGACAGTCCCTGCAAAGTCTAACGAGTGGCTACATGACAAGAAAAACAAGGCTGGTGGCCACAACATTAAATACTCTTGTTCACCCAGTTTCAATTCAGATGGCACTCCATATCATTTCGAATTGGGTATGCCTATCGCCCGTTTCAAGGACTATCCATCAGATGTTCGTCTGAAGAAATACCGCAACTTAGGCAACAGTCAGCGTGAAGGTATGTTCGTATATGGCAAGATTCAGTACACCGATGATGAGGGACATACTCAGTATTTAATGGACCATAACAGCAAGTTTGTACTCGACTTGCGCGATGCTGTGGGTCGTTTTGGTGGCATGGATGGTGATAGATGGCTCGCATCGGGCGACAGTAAACTCGAAAACGGGGATGATAACTCCGGGTGGATGTTCGTGAAATATCCTCTCTATCCCGATGGAGATGCAGGCCAGACGCAAGCAGATTATGCCGAGATTCGCCTGCCAGAGATTATCTATAGCCTTGCAGAGTGCAAACTTCGCAAGGGAGATGCGGTCACTGCTGCTAAGCTTTTGAACAGTGTTCGCAAGCGCAACTATCCGTCAACCGACTGGGCTACGGCGCTCTATGCACCCGAAGGAAGTGCTCATCTCGATATGAAAGAGATGTTGAATGAATGGGGTCGTGAGTTCTTTGCAGAAGGACGACGCCGTGTTGACCTTATCCGCTTCGGCAAATTCCTTGACTCTTGGTGGGACAAAGATGCTGATGCAGACAATCACATGCTGATTTTCCCATTGCATCCTGATATCCTTGGTGCCAACAAACACCTTGTTCAGAATCCTGGTTACGAATCCGGCAGATAA
- a CDS encoding glucan 1,6-alpha-isomaltosidase, which translates to MKKYILASLAFATLLSGCNSNEWDVTSDLSVDKTDPTIGLTPVAEKPGMDYAPLYWSLYGNLYDQEQARSFPNIFTPNDWDTAIDYVATNLKPYGYDMLVTDGFASMSGENGYMTRYSHTQKDNNSPEVRLSDIVAKLSAKGLKLGVYDSPFWLHYDNGDAVIPGTDGIKVSSLRFNPKTDKVLHPEKEDYFWWVNTSHPGAEQFFEGFFKHYADLGVHFVRMDFLSWYEDGMNYTDVIDKGYGRENYVRGMQWICKYAQKYGVYVSLVMPHLKDNAIIEKYAGNMVRIDADALKGGWFRFSENNRGNIRGGWPNSETAFDGFVNWSKISGRKKIRLDGDFIRIGSYANDDEKMSVVSLPLMAGGPVAATDMPTGHDLSFFQNAELLALQKDGFVGLPVARDLWNTDGEMWYGQMKDGSWVIGLFNRSADTALRSLELSKIGLTGTWNVRDLWKHADEGKVSEKIEASVPSHGCKIVKLTKAN; encoded by the coding sequence ATGAAAAAGTATATTCTTGCCAGCTTGGCTTTCGCAACATTGCTTTCTGGCTGTAACAGCAACGAATGGGACGTCACAAGTGACCTTTCAGTGGATAAAACTGATCCGACAATTGGGCTTACTCCTGTTGCAGAAAAACCCGGAATGGACTATGCTCCGCTTTATTGGAGTCTCTATGGCAACCTGTATGACCAGGAACAAGCAAGGTCTTTCCCTAACATTTTCACCCCCAACGATTGGGATACAGCCATTGATTATGTAGCCACTAACCTCAAACCTTATGGTTATGATATGCTTGTGACCGATGGTTTTGCATCGATGAGTGGTGAGAATGGCTATATGACACGTTATAGTCACACCCAGAAAGACAACAATTCTCCTGAAGTTCGTCTCTCAGATATCGTTGCAAAGTTGAGTGCCAAAGGCTTAAAGCTCGGCGTTTATGATAGTCCTTTCTGGCTGCATTACGACAATGGAGACGCTGTTATCCCTGGAACAGACGGGATAAAGGTTAGTAGTTTGCGCTTCAATCCTAAGACAGACAAGGTTCTTCACCCTGAAAAAGAAGACTACTTCTGGTGGGTTAACACCTCACATCCAGGCGCAGAACAGTTCTTTGAGGGCTTCTTTAAGCACTATGCAGACTTAGGTGTGCACTTCGTTCGTATGGACTTCCTCTCTTGGTACGAGGATGGCATGAACTATACTGACGTGATTGATAAGGGATATGGACGCGAAAACTATGTTCGTGGCATGCAATGGATTTGCAAATATGCCCAGAAATATGGTGTATATGTATCGCTTGTAATGCCTCATTTGAAAGATAATGCCATCATAGAAAAGTATGCTGGCAACATGGTTCGTATTGATGCAGACGCTTTAAAGGGTGGATGGTTCCGCTTTTCAGAAAACAATCGCGGTAATATTCGTGGCGGTTGGCCAAACTCAGAGACTGCTTTCGACGGCTTTGTCAACTGGTCAAAGATCTCAGGTCGCAAGAAAATACGTCTTGATGGCGACTTCATTCGCATAGGTTCTTACGCAAACGACGATGAGAAGATGAGCGTTGTATCACTTCCTTTGATGGCCGGTGGCCCAGTTGCAGCTACAGATATGCCGACTGGTCATGACCTTTCATTCTTCCAGAACGCTGAACTCTTGGCGTTACAAAAGGATGGTTTCGTCGGACTACCAGTCGCTCGAGACCTTTGGAACACTGATGGTGAGATGTGGTATGGCCAGATGAAGGACGGCAGTTGGGTCATAGGACTCTTCAACCGCAGTGCAGATACAGCCTTACGCAGCTTAGAACTCTCAAAGATTGGACTCACTGGAACTTGGAATGTGCGTGATCTTTGGAAGCATGCAGATGAAGGAAAGGTCAGTGAAAAGATAGAAGCTTCAGTGCCTTCTCATGGTTGTAAGATTGTGAAGTTAACGAAAGCAAACTGA
- a CDS encoding ketopantoate reductase family protein: MKILILGLGVIGSTYGYILRKSGHDVAHYIRPTSQNHATESLSVSLLDGRHDKKGQQKEDHYPITRAIPGSRYDFIIVSLSSLRLEEALETLRDNRFEGTILLFCGVWESREHIEHIMAGRPYLLGYPVAGGRLNKADCRLESVVFDHIMLESRERTSVENYDDITRSFLQSGIKSECPHDMLEWIWLHMSINAGVISTIIALAEADPKRADECVQRLMDSTHLLRRAVLTVRECMKIVVGRGVNLRHYRSEVLPFRLPVWLSAPLMKRMFATQILTRQIMLLHANVPDLLHVCRLVYREGKAQSVECPIFNDNVERYMQP; this comes from the coding sequence GTGAAAATATTAATCCTCGGGCTCGGTGTCATCGGCTCTACGTATGGCTATATCTTACGGAAAAGCGGGCACGACGTGGCACATTACATTCGTCCCACGTCGCAGAACCATGCCACCGAAAGCCTTTCTGTGTCGCTGCTCGACGGTCGCCATGACAAGAAAGGGCAGCAAAAGGAAGACCATTATCCTATAACTCGCGCCATACCCGGCAGCCGTTACGACTTCATCATCGTCAGTCTGTCGTCCCTCCGCCTTGAAGAAGCGCTCGAAACCCTTCGCGACAACCGCTTCGAAGGAACGATATTGCTCTTCTGCGGCGTATGGGAAAGCCGCGAACATATTGAACATATCATGGCCGGAAGGCCTTATCTGTTGGGCTATCCCGTTGCAGGAGGACGATTGAACAAGGCAGATTGCCGACTGGAAAGCGTGGTTTTCGACCACATTATGCTTGAATCCCGCGAGCGAACCTCTGTCGAAAACTACGACGACATCACCCGTTCTTTCCTCCAATCCGGCATAAAAAGCGAGTGCCCCCACGACATGTTAGAGTGGATTTGGTTGCATATGAGCATCAATGCCGGTGTGATTTCGACTATCATTGCCCTTGCCGAAGCCGACCCAAAGCGGGCAGACGAGTGCGTGCAAAGGCTGATGGACAGCACCCATCTCCTGCGCCGTGCGGTGCTGACGGTGCGCGAATGTATGAAGATTGTAGTCGGTCGGGGCGTCAACTTGCGCCATTACAGGAGCGAAGTGCTCCCGTTTAGACTCCCCGTTTGGCTTTCCGCGCCCCTGATGAAGCGCATGTTTGCCACCCAAATCCTGACGCGTCAGATCATGTTGCTGCATGCCAATGTGCCCGATCTGCTCCATGTTTGCCGCCTTGTCTACCGTGAGGGGAAGGCTCAGTCGGTTGAATGCCCTATCTTCAATGACAATGTGGAGCGGTATATGCAGCCCTAA
- a CDS encoding uracil-xanthine permease family protein, giving the protein MNTENLSLGKKVVVGIQFLFVAFGATVLVPILVGIDPATALLTAGLGTFIFHFVTKGRVPIFLGSSFAFIAPINVASEQWGLGGALAGLTAVSVVYFGMSALIKWQGRKLLNRIFPPVVIGPVIILIGLSLSETAVNMAKSDWLLAFSSLFTAILVLTFGKGLMKLVPIISGVVVGYIVALCIGKVDFSGVVAASWFSFPVKFDTITHFSWAPFLYMLPVAIAPVLEHIGDVYVVSAVAKKEFVVNPGLHRTMLGDGLACLASAFLGGPPETTYSEVTGAMSITKVTSPAVIRISAATALFFSVIGKLSALLQSIPKAVLGGIMLLLFGTIASVGIQNMMQRKVDMNDTRNIIIISVMLTMGLGGAVLSSGNFAISGIGLSAIVGVVLNLVLPKMKKTEEKKAE; this is encoded by the coding sequence ATGAATACAGAAAACTTATCTCTTGGGAAAAAGGTCGTTGTAGGCATACAGTTTTTGTTTGTTGCCTTTGGTGCAACCGTCCTCGTTCCAATATTAGTAGGCATTGATCCTGCTACAGCTTTGCTCACCGCCGGACTCGGAACGTTTATATTTCACTTTGTAACTAAAGGGCGAGTCCCCATATTCTTAGGTTCTTCTTTTGCTTTTATTGCACCGATTAATGTGGCTTCAGAGCAGTGGGGATTGGGCGGAGCATTGGCTGGATTGACGGCAGTTTCCGTGGTTTACTTTGGCATGAGTGCCCTTATAAAATGGCAAGGAAGAAAACTTCTTAACCGTATTTTCCCACCAGTTGTTATCGGGCCGGTCATTATTCTGATTGGTCTTTCACTCTCGGAGACTGCTGTAAACATGGCAAAGTCTGATTGGTTGCTGGCTTTCAGTTCACTGTTCACGGCCATACTCGTGCTCACTTTCGGCAAGGGGCTTATGAAACTCGTGCCTATTATCTCGGGGGTTGTCGTGGGATATATCGTTGCTTTGTGTATCGGCAAGGTCGACTTCTCGGGTGTTGTGGCTGCTTCCTGGTTCTCATTCCCTGTGAAATTCGATACGATTACACATTTCAGTTGGGCACCATTCCTGTATATGCTCCCTGTAGCTATTGCTCCTGTGTTAGAGCATATCGGTGATGTTTATGTGGTCAGTGCCGTGGCAAAGAAGGAGTTTGTGGTCAATCCGGGCCTTCATCGCACCATGCTTGGCGACGGACTTGCCTGCCTTGCCTCTGCATTTTTAGGCGGGCCACCCGAAACAACCTATTCAGAAGTGACGGGTGCCATGTCGATAACCAAAGTGACAAGCCCTGCCGTAATCCGCATTTCGGCTGCGACAGCATTGTTTTTCTCGGTCATCGGCAAGCTCAGTGCCTTGCTTCAGAGCATACCGAAGGCTGTTCTTGGGGGGATTATGCTATTGCTTTTCGGCACGATAGCAAGCGTCGGCATTCAAAACATGATGCAACGTAAAGTCGATATGAACGACACTCGCAACATCATTATCATCTCAGTGATGCTTACCATGGGGCTTGGCGGCGCCGTGCTGTCAAGTGGAAACTTCGCCATTTCGGGCATAGGACTCTCTGCTATCGTGGGAGTTGTGCTGAATTTAGTGCTGCCCAAAATGAAAAAGACAGAGGAGAAGAAAGCAGAATAG